The Anopheles gambiae chromosome 2, idAnoGambNW_F1_1, whole genome shotgun sequence genomic sequence GGACCAATTTCGAAGACTGTGGCTCGGAGGCAAACATGGAAGGAATGGTACAGAGTCACGTTTCACTTTCCGCCGCAATACCTTAATTTATTGTACTTAATTTTGTTCTCtcaatttctctctctctctctctttctctcaacAGCTAAACATTAAGAAACTACTTAATCTGGATGATGAACATGATATTTACTCGGCACGGTTGACGCTGCTGAAGCCGCTGGAATTGGTGCCATCGGATGACATTAGCCTCTGTCCGATGGATGCCAAAGCGTACATAGTGAAGCGATAAATCTCTTCTCCTTGCGCGAAATGTGCAACACTTAGCCTCGTAAGGTTATTCAGTTTAATTAAGGTTGATAGGCGCTTAACCTAATCGTGCAATAGCAAAGAGCTACGCTCGATCGAGTACGCATAAGTAATGGAGTACGTGTATACCCAGGGTGGATACTGCTCTCGATCTCCTCACCGATTATGATTccttatattttttttgtgcccCCGCTTCCCAGCAACTCTTGTACaacaatgatgtttttttttcgttggagAATGACGCACCTGCTTTCCCTTATTTATGTAAAGTTCACAAGGTTTTCAATTCTAGATGTTAGAGGAGGGGGATCATGGGATCTTTAacgaacaaagaaaaacacgtatttttcaacgaacaaagaaaaacacgtatttttcatgtgtttgtttttccgtttGTTTTATAAAACCGGATAGTTTtgcgagtgcgtgtgtgtgtgtatgattgtgtgagtgtgcgatATATGTATATCATATAGATAATGTGTTGTAGGGCGTGAGTTTAACAAATAAGTATGGTGGAACTTTCTGCTTGTTTTACACTTGTATCGGTCCTGAACGGAAGGTGTCGTAACAACTTAAAGATGACTACGATTCCCCTTCATCGGACTATATTCAATCGAAGTACTATGAATACACACGCGTGCACTGTAGATAATTAAATAAACCTGTACACACTACAATCATACCTACTGTACGGTGTAAAACTGGGTTCGGATTAgtttaactaaaaaaaaactttaccaaAGAAGATATGAGAAAATCGTTTAGCTATTTGGCttatttggtattttatttGGTTTTACTTACCGATTTTATCTCCCTTTTATGTAATTTGTATTTCCAATAAGAATTGTTCAGGATCGAAGCTTTCAAGTAGGAATTTCTTTCCAACATACCTTGCTCCATAAAACGCCTTTTCTTCTTAGCTTTGCGACTGAACTGAAAAGTAGGACGAATAGAAAATGATTCGTTTCATAAGCGTGATAATAATTGCAAACCACACGCGCTCGACTGATTGATGGACATGTGGATATTGTAAGCTATTTTCTTGGCACGTCGGTGGTTAATAATTCATGCTTCTTAAACGAATTCTTTCATCGCACATCTGGAAATGTGCATTATAAAAGTTCATGCAGACTACCGGCATGCTTACAGAGTCGTTTCAACATGGGTGTCGGCAGCAATAGCAAGTATACCCTAGCTCTGGTGCTACTGAGGGTCGCTTTAGTATCGGGTGGTAAGCACTCCTTATACGGCACTCACCTGGCATCCGAAGCTTTACTTTTTAAATTTCGAAATCGCTTTCTTCACAGCATTTCCAACGCAAAGAAATCTCATCGCTCTGTACGAACGGTCAAACCAGTCCGGCATGATTAGAGGCATATCCGAAATGGTGAACCTGCTGGCACCGAAATCGCTCGTAATTCTGGTGCAAAATGAGACGAAAATCGACCGTCTCGATAAGCTGACGGTGATGATCCACCACCATAACATCCCGACCTGTGTCTACTACGATCTGGAAGCGTACTTCAGCTTGATTGAGGAAAATCTTAAAAAATCGCTCGAAATCACTTCGCTCATCTTCTGCCACCCGGAGGACATGCTGCAGGACATTACCGACAGGCGGTTGGCCCACCGGCTCAGCCTGTTCATCTTTTATTGGGGTGCCGCCCAGCTTCCGGCCACCTTAAATCCTAACCTGCTGATGGAACCGTTCCGGGTGGCCATTATCACCAATCCACGCCGCAACATCTTTCGGATATTTTACAACCAGGCCAAACCGAATAATCGCGGGGACATGCTGAGCGTTAACTGGTTCGATGGCAATGATATGACGTTCAAGCGGGTTCCGCTGCTTCCATCACCGACGGAAGTGTACAAAAACTTTCAAGGCCGCATATTTACCATCCCGGTGATACATGTGCGTATCTTTCATGGTCTGGTAGCTGGGTAAGGTTGTGCTgactttcatttcattacaCGCTTTTAGAAACCTCCGTGGCATTTCATTGTCTACGGAAATGGCAGTGCCAGCGTGGGCGACAACCAGAACAGCTCCAGCAGCGACGCAGCCGGGGGCTTCGAGCTGGAGCTGGACAAGAACGTGACGGTGGAAAGTGACGATACCTATTTCACGGTGAAAGGTGGCCGGGACCACAATCTGATGCAGCTGATTGCCGAGCGGATGAACTTCACCTTCCAGTACGTGGAGCCGCCGGAAAAGATTCAGGGCATAGCGCTCGGCTCCGAGGACAACGCTAGCTTTTCGGGAGCGCTAGGCATGCTGCAGCGTCGCGAGGTGGAGCTGTACCTTGGCGACGTGGCAGTGACCTGGGAACGGATGAAAGCGGTCGAATTTTCCTTCTTCACACTGGCCGACTCGGCCGCCTTCGTGACACACGCACCGCGCAAGCTGAACGAAGCGCTAGCCCTGGTGCGCCCGTTTCAGATTACGGTTTGGCCACCGGTCATCATAACGATTCTGATTTCCGGCCCCATCCTGTACATTATCATTTCCACGCCCTACCGATGGAGGTCTGCGCAGAGTGTGCACGACCGAAATGCTCGCTGGCGGCCTACGAGAAGCCGTCTGCGCAAACCAGCGTTCTACAATTTGCGCTACATCGAGGAGATGAGCTACACACGCTTCAGAGCGGAGCGGACCAGCTTGATCAACAACCATCATCAATCTCGAGGACAGGACTACCCCAGTCTGGATCGATGCATTTGGTACACGATCAACGTATATCTAAGACAATGTAAGGAACTGGTGCCATCCACGAGCCAGTTTGGGCGCAGGGACACAATTCTTGTAATCTTTACCTTGTTTTAGCGGCAAATATCCCATTCGATGGTCATCTGGCACGGTTTTTCTCCATCTTGCTTTGGCTGTGCGCTACCTACGTGCTTGGCGATGTGTACTCTGCCCAGTTGACCTCCCAGTTGGCTCGCCCGGCACGCGAAAGTCCAATAAACACGCTCGGCCGGCTGGAGAATCGCATGAATCGGGAAGGATATCAGCTGCTGGTCGAGCGGCAGAGCGCATTCCATGCCGCGCTCGTTAACTCGACCGGCGTGCTGCAGCGGCTGTATCGGCTGACACGGCAGCGGTCGGTCAACGATTCCTTCCTGGTCAAATCCGTCGAGGAAGGCATTCGGGTGCTGCAGGCCGATCCAAAGTATGCCGTGTTCGGTGGACGCGAAACGCTCTACTTCAACACCAAACGGTACGGGGCCAATCGGTTTCAGCTGAGCGAGAAGCTGTACACCCGCTATTCGGCCGTGGCCGTCCAGATTGGATGCCCGTTTTTGGACAGTTTGAACGAGGTGTACGTGTCCGGTGGTGATTCCCCTCGTAGAAATGgtcttaatttttatattcCCATATATACTTTATATATTCCAGCATCATGCGCCTGTTCGAGGCAGGGATCGTGGAGAAAATCACCATCGCCGAGTATGAGCAGATGTTCGGGCGCCAGAAAGGCGGCGTGTCGCACGCGGAAGAAACGGTGCGCACTGTAAAATCTACCAACTCCGAATGTGACACGGACGGTACCGGAAGCGGTAAGCGCAAGACGGACTCGAACGATAAACTGCAGCCAATGAATTTGCGCATGCTGCAGGGTGCATTTCTGGTACTGGCCTGTGGCCACCTGCTGGGCGGTAAGTGTTACACCATCGCGATGTGAAGAATTTATTGTTAAAGAGCGATCCGGTTTGCGCAACTTGCAGGGATTTGTCTTTTCATCGAGCGGCACATGAGAATGATCAACCGTTGTGGAGACACCCTGCGGCAGGGCTGGAGACATTTGAAACGGGTAGTCAGAAAACTGGGCCGAGGAGGATCATTTAAAACgcaaagtagctcatttgcTAAATAGTCAATACTGGGGTTATTTGTCGCAAATGAAGTAACATTGTGTATTTTCTACGTGGTAAAtagttttcgttttatttgttcAACTATTGCGAACAGTTCCGCCACCTATTACAATTCGTCGAGCTCCCGTAGAAACTCCCGCTGCATGCTGACCAATCTTTCCTGCGTTTGTAATGTGGCCTGCATCATTTCGGCCATCTCTTTCCGACGCGCCTGGATAGCAAGCTCCACTTCACGGTACTGTTTGCTCGCTGGATTTGCGGACACTTCTTCCTCCAGTTGGTCCAGCTGGTCCCGGTACTGCTGGAAGCAGCGTTCGGCTTCTGCCGCCGATTTTTTGCGTTCATTTTCCAAGTGGCTGGTGAGAGTTTTGGTGATAACCGCCAGTGTCGTCGCTGTGCTTTCAACGCTGGGCTGCGGCACGGTCGCTGCTGGCTGCTCGGCTGGCTCGACGCTGCTCTCCGTTGTTATGCCGGTGGTTTCGAGATTTGATTCCAACTCGACTACCGTTTGAACGGTAGAGTACTGTCGAACGCGAAActtgtgtttcattttggaTGGgggcttttctttgtttttagtCTTGTTTATGAGCGTTTTGACAatattttccatattttttcaCTAGTAGGCTACTACAATTCTTCGCAGTGCGTCGTCAAAGTGAAAATTTTGGTCTCCAACCATCTGACAGCAAACGGTTCGGTCTGTCAtgcactttttcttcttctttcgcttGTCGACAGctgaaatgtttgtttatctCAATGTTCACGACGTAAACAATGTGTCCATACTCCGGCTCGAGCGTTCCTTAATTGTTTCGTCCCCAAAGAGTGCAAAACCAACAGCATTATGGATCCTGCAAAGTTAAAACACATCATTCTGAACGCACGCCACCCGTATGTGGTGCGCAATGCAGATCCCGATTGGGCCTGCTTTCGGCAATCCTTTGCCGAGTGGTGTAAAGCTTTCGACCTGGCGCATCCAGATTGCGTCCCGTTCGAGGGCTGTCCAGTGAAAGGCGGTAACCACCCGCAGTGGGAGTGGGAGCGAACGAAGGTGAAGATGAAGATGCGCGACATTTGCACACCCACTGATACGCGCTGGAATTCGTTCAGCTATCGCAACATCGCACTGCTGCCAGAACCGTGCCGCAGAGGAATCAATTttgcgtgttttggttttccaGAGGTCGAGCAGGATGTTACCTTCTGGATTGGATCGGCACAAGCCCACACGCCCTGCCACTACGACACGTACGGCTGTAACGTAGTGGTGCAGGTGTTTGGCCGCAAGTCCTGGATTCTGCTGCCACCGGACGCAAAGTTAACGCCGGTGCGCGTGCCCTTCGAGGAGTCCAGCGTGTACTGTGAGGAAAACTTCTACAGTCCTGCCTCTTACGGCCCGTTTACTGCGGTGGAGGACAAGGTGTACCATGTGGTGCTGGAGCCCGGGATGGCACTGATTGTGCCGCCGAAATGGTGGCACTATGTGGAAACGCTCGAACCTGCCCTCAACTTCAACACCTGGCTGGGTTTGGTAAGGGTCGGGTCGGGGGAAACGTACGTAGTAttcagtttaatttgaattccCTACCGCTTGCAGGAGACAGATGTGGATTCTCTAATCTCGGAATGCATAACGAAACTGTTGCTTCAGGATTTGTGCAGTGATGTCCCGGATAAGGTGACCAGCCGCCTAATCAATCCCAATGAGGTAAATGCAGGTGTAGTTATTAAACACAACAGGAGACTTATTTTACTCGCTTACTTTTAGGATTTACCAACAACAGAGGAAAGCGTGAGTGAATCGTATCAAATCTTAAACTATCTGCTCAACCAAAGGAGAAACAACAAACGCCAGTCTTCAAATTTGAGGCGTTATCCTTGCGAATACCTGCCTGTCGAAGCCTTTGGCCAATTGGTTGACGAATGCAAGCCATTTATTAAACCGGTTGAGCTGCTGGATCGATGTGATTTCAACAACCTTATTAATCGCAATCGCGCTCGAAACGACCCTTCTTATAAGGATAAAATCAGCGACGAACTAACTGTTGATGAACTTGAGCGAATAGCTAGATTACGGAAAATGGTGAACGTTTGTTGCAAACCGGATGTGGTAAAACTTATAGAGCGCGTTTTGTTGGATGAAACTAGCTAATGACTGGACAAACCGACCGGAACGCTTAGTTTTGGGATAATATAGactaatatttgttttattaaaaaaaaaaagcaacgtgCTTGCAGGTGTGTGCAATATGGTAGTTTTTACTGAAAATTTTGATCGGTGGTTTTTAATACTGCTTCagtcaaaaaagaaaagaaaaatgatattaattgTTGTAATTGCGTAATttgtaattattaaaaaaatcttatttgaaaaattaaactcAATCTAAGCCAAATCCTGTTGGATACAATATCAAAAATGTACAGAACCACCCTGTGTTGCTATGACGTTCAGCGTGAATTGGTGGTAAGTGTCAACAGTGCAAATAAAGAAGTGAAAACAACAGACTGTTTTCCGTTCTTGtacttttctgttttctttatcGTTCACTAGCAAACCAGGCAATCGAAAAGGAAATGCGTAACGCGTAGTTGCTCGTGCGTACAGTGTGCAGCAAATGTAGGAAAAACGGTTCCATCGGCcgaacagtggcatttggcgcAAATCTATCTGATTTCCCCGTTTTGCGAAGTGGTGGGCGCGGCGAGTGGGTGCTTCAGGAGCAGTTCAACGTTGGGGAGTTTGCCAATGGTAATTTCATGGTCATTTGTTTGCATTCCGTCACCTGATTAGAAAGCAATTGTGTCGAACTGCGGAAGGAACGTGCTGACGAGTTCGCTATCTTACTCTCGCGCAGCAGCAATTCTGAGACAACGGGGGGCAAGGTTGCGTGAAAACCCGCCCGCCACGGTGATTTCTTCTCGCACACTGCCCCGAGTgccttgtgtgcgtgtgctaaAGCGTGCGGGGAAGTAGCAGCCAGAATTTGTAATCCTCGCCCAACGTACCCGCGATAGAGACAGGTCGAGCGAGAAAAGCGATGAATTACGACGTGCTGTTAAGCCGGACCGGATTCAACAAGCTGTCCATAACACCGCAGCACTTCCGCAGCGTTTCCGAAGGTGACTCACGTTCCTGCGACCACCGCCCGCAGGACGCCGCGGTTCGCGGCAGCGATGGGACGAAAACGCCTGGTAGGAAGATATCGCTACCACCCCATGCACACCGCCACGAATCGGTGTCGGCCTCGTGCAGTCCCATGCGAGGGGGACCCGCCGCAAACCACTCCACCGCCACCGGTGGTCCGGGCGAGGAGTTCAAGGGTAAGGTCGAGTCGAAGCTGCTGACGATGTGGAACAACATGAAGTTCGGCTGGAGCTATAAAATGAAGACAAACTTCTCCAAGGAGCAACCGCTGTGGCTACTTGGCCGATGCTACCACCAGAAGGTAACGCCCGTAACGTCGATGGAAAGTTCGGTAGAGCTCGGCACATCGGGCCCCGACGGGCAGCTGATGGTGCTGCAGAACGTTTACTTCGCCGAACCGTCCAACTCACCGCCGGAGGAAACGGGCACGGATGCGATCGAGGACAGCAGTCCGGAAGCGATCGTCGAGGAGGAAGGAATCGATGCGTTCCGGCGCGACTTTATCTCGCGCATCTGGATGACGTACCGGCGCGAGTTTCAAACGATGGACGATTCGAACTACACCTCCGACTGTGGCTGGGGATGCATGATACGCAGCGGGCAGATGCTGCTTGCCCAGGGCCTGGTCGCACACTTTCTTGGTCGCAGCTGGCGCTGGGACGTGTCGATGTTTACCGCGTACGAGGAGAGCATACATCGGAAAGTGATCCGCTGGTTCGGCGACACCTCCTCAAAGACGAGCCCGTTCTCCATCCATACGTTGGTGGCGCTGGGGAAGGAGTCGGGTAAAAAGCCCGGCGATTGGTACGGACCCGGAGCAGTGGCACACCTGTTACGGCAGGCGGTACGCCTGGCAGCGCAGGAAATAACCGATCTGGACGGGATCAACGTGTACGTTGCCCAGGATTGTGCTGGTAGGTGTGGAACGGGCGGCGTGCAGTATTCGGTTGTGTTGATGTGTTTAATTTCTGTTCCAGTTTACATACAAGACATTCTTGACGAGTGCACTGTACCGGCAACACCGGCAGGAGCACCATGGCAGAGGaaaggtgcgcccggaggcacgaACAGCTCCGCCAGTACATCCCACACCGAACGATCAGGAGCAACTTCATGCGCAGAAGGCGATGAGGACGTCCAATCTGCTCATTGGAAGTCGCTGATCTTGCTAGTACCGCTGCGCCTCGGGACGGACAAGCTGAATCCCATCTATAACGAATGCCTTAAGGCGATGCTCAGTTTGGACTATTGCATCGGCATCATAGGCGGAAGGCCAAAGCACTCACTTTACTTTGTCGGCTATCAGGGTAAGGCCACTCTATCCGCTGAGCACACATGTGCATTTCAGTTTATATGCGTATTTCTTTTGCAGAGGACAAACTCATTCATCTCGATCCGCACTACTGCCAGGATATGGTTGATGTGAACCAGGACAACTTTCCAGTCGCTTCGTTTCACTGCAAATCGCCCCGTAAGATGAAGCTCAGCAAAATGGATCCCAGCTGCTGCATTGGGTTTTACTGCGAAACCAAGAAGGATTTCTACAAATTCATCGATAGTGTCAAACCGGTGCGTTTAAGATTCTTAAATTATTCAGTGCTTTTTACATGATTGAATTGATTCTAATATCGACTCGTATTGATATTTCTTCAGTTCTTAATACCGGTTCAGCCGGGCAACCAAGACGCCGGATACGCAAACCCATCGTCCGGATCGTCCACCGGTTCTGTTAGCTATCCGATGTTTGTGTTCTGCCGTGGGAAGAGCAGCGAACAACGGGCCGACTTGCCCGGGCAACAACACCAATACCCACATCCGACGGCTTACCGATCACCACCGACGGCGATACCTCAACAGGCAGCCGGTGGCAACGATGAGGACGATGAAGAGGATGAGGATGAGGCAATAGAATTCGTCATTCTATAACCACACCTTTCTTTCGCATTCATACAGCCAAGACACGTCGGTCGGTCGATCGGATATGTGGCCAGCAGTGTAGCAGTTAACGACCTCCATAGTTCACCCTGCCTGTTCTAAGTGGCAACATTCCACCCAgtacgattgtgtgtgtgtgaagccaTCGTGAAAATCTGGTACGATCAAAAGCCAATCCGCCGGCGATGGTCATGTTTCGATAGAGATATCAAAGAAACCGCCATGCACATTACATGCCTAGCCAAGACAGGTAATGGAGTATCGTGGAAAAATGTACTTATATTGTGATTATACCGCTTAAGACGAGTGGGCGCGTTATTCAACGACGACTATACCTAGCCTGCAGACTGGTACAATGCCGTACGTACTGTAAAGAGGAAAACTAACTGTACCATAAGTatgttaatattaataatttagTATTGGAAGATTCTTATTTATTTCTgcaacaaaattattttgccGCGCATCGTACTCCCGGTACTACCTTGGTTAAATTTAGCAAAATGCTTCAACTATGTTTTATGGCCGTACTTATTGCATGCAAATGTGTTACCAAGCTATTGAACCGTGTAGATTTAACGTATTATTTCGTATACAATAAATAGAAAAGGTCATCGTATAGAGGAACATATTTTTCTGTTGCACAAATGATTGTtgaattgtaaaataaaaacggtATTCAAATTTGAACCTGTGAAGCAATGTCACCCACGTTACTTTCCGAGAAAGAATTTAATTGCTTTTTAGTAGCGCCACCTAGCGGGAAAT encodes the following:
- the LOC1278839 gene encoding LOW QUALITY PROTEIN: ionotropic receptor 40a (The sequence of the model RefSeq protein was modified relative to this genomic sequence to represent the inferred CDS: inserted 1 base in 1 codon; substituted 2 bases at 2 genomic stop codons), which codes for MGYRVVSTPYTALTWHPKLYFLNFEIAFFTAFPTQRNLIALYERSNQSGMIRGISEMVNLLAPKSLVILVQNETKIDRLDKLTVMIHHHNIPTCVYYDLEAYFSLIEENLKKSLEITSLIFCHPEDMLQDITDRRLAHRLSLFIFYWGAAQLPATLNPNLLMEPFRVAIITNPRRNIFRIFYNQAKPNNRGDMLSVNWFDGNDMTFKRVPLLPSPTEVYKNFQGRIFTIPVIHKPPWHFIVYGNGSASVGDNQNSSSSDAAGGFELELDKNVTVESDDTYFTVKGGRDHNLMQLIAERMNFTFQYVEPPEKIQGIALGSEDNASFSGALGMLQRREVELYLGDVAVTWERMKAVEFSFFTLADSAAFVTHAPRKLNEALALVRPFQITVWPPVIITILISGPILYIIISTPYRWRSAQSVHDRNARWRPTRSRLRKPAFYNLRYIEEMSYTRFRAERTSLINNHHQSRGQDYPSLDRCIWYTINVYLRQSANIPFDGHLARFFSILLWLCATYVLGDVYSAQLTSQLARPARESPINTLGRLENRMNREGYQLLVERQSAFHAALVNSTGVLQRLYRLTRQRSVNDSFLVKSVEEGIRVLQADPKYAVFGGRETLYFNTKRYGANRFQLSEKLYTRYSAVAVQIGCPFLDSLNEVYVSGGXFPSXKWSXFLYSHIYFIYSSIMRLFEAGIVEKITIAEYEQMFGRQKGGVSHAEETVRTVKSTNSECDTDGTGSGKRKTDSNDKLQPMNLRMLQGAFLVLACGHLLGGICLFIERHMRMINRCGDTLRQGWRHLKRVVRKLGRGGSFKTQSSSFAK
- the LOC1278840 gene encoding HSPB1-associated protein 1 homolog — encoded protein: MDPAKLKHIILNARHPYVVRNADPDWACFRQSFAEWCKAFDLAHPDCVPFEGCPVKGGNHPQWEWERTKVKMKMRDICTPTDTRWNSFSYRNIALLPEPCRRGINFACFGFPEVEQDVTFWIGSAQAHTPCHYDTYGCNVVVQVFGRKSWILLPPDAKLTPVRVPFEESSVYCEENFYSPASYGPFTAVEDKVYHVVLEPGMALIVPPKWWHYVETLEPALNFNTWLGLETDVDSLISECITKLLLQDLCSDVPDKVTSRLINPNEDLPTTEESVSESYQILNYLLNQRRNNKRQSSNLRRYPCEYLPVEAFGQLVDECKPFIKPVELLDRCDFNNLINRNRARNDPSYKDKISDELTVDELERIARLRKMVNVCCKPDVVKLIERVLLDETS
- the LOC1278841 gene encoding cysteine protease ATG4D; this encodes MNYDVLLSRTGFNKLSITPQHFRSVSEGDSRSCDHRPQDAAVRGSDGTKTPGRKISLPPHAHRHESVSASCSPMRGGPAANHSTATGGPGEEFKGKVESKLLTMWNNMKFGWSYKMKTNFSKEQPLWLLGRCYHQKVTPVTSMESSVELGTSGPDGQLMVLQNVYFAEPSNSPPEETGTDAIEDSSPEAIVEEEGIDAFRRDFISRIWMTYRREFQTMDDSNYTSDCGWGCMIRSGQMLLAQGLVAHFLGRSWRWDVSMFTAYEESIHRKVIRWFGDTSSKTSPFSIHTLVALGKESGKKPGDWYGPGAVAHLLRQAVRLAAQEITDLDGINVYVAQDCAVYIQDILDECTVPATPAGAPWQRKGAPGGTNSSASTSHTERSGATSCAEGDEDVQSAHWKSLILLVPLRLGTDKLNPIYNECLKAMLSLDYCIGIIGGRPKHSLYFVGYQEDKLIHLDPHYCQDMVDVNQDNFPVASFHCKSPRKMKLSKMDPSCCIGFYCETKKDFYKFIDSVKPFLIPVQPGNQDAGYANPSSGSSTGSVSYPMFVFCRGKSSEQRADLPGQQHQYPHPTAYRSPPTAIPQQAAGGNDEDDEEDEDEAIEFVIL